The nucleotide window TCAACATTCATCCTTCTTTCTGTGCAGACTTTCAATGGAAATTCAGTTTCAGCAACAAAAGCAGCAGCAACGACAAGGCATTCCACTTAACAAAGTAAACAAGTTCAAGGgaagaaataataaaagcaaCAGCAATAACAAGTTTGTTGGTGTGAGACAGAGACCTTCTGGTAGATGGGTTGCTGAGATCAAGGACACAACAAAAAAGATAAGGGTCTGGCTTGGCACCTTTGAAACTGCTGAAGAAGCTGCTCGAGCTTATGATGAAGCTGCCTGCCTTCTCCGCGGATCCAATACTCGAACAAATTTCGCTACCAATGCAAACTTCGATTCTCCTCTTGCTTCTCGGATTCGAAATCTAgttaacaacaaaaaaagagGTAAACAACAAGGTGTTCAACATGTTCCTCCTAACACCACAGTTAGTACTACCACTAGTGCTACTTCTAGCAGTAGTTGCATAAGCAGTGGTGGCATGACCAGTGAATATTCACCTTCTGGTAATATTGCTCGAGACTCTCAGTTGTTTGATGATGCTTATAAACCAGATTTAAGTAACTGCACCAAGGATTTTGAGTTAGGTTCTTATCAATCCGATCTTTCATCTGGATTCGGAAATGGGGTTGATCGATTTTTATTTACTCAAGAGCTGTTGGATTTTCCAGAGAACAGTGCTTCCCCTGAGGCTAAGCACTTAGAGTTCACAGAATTTGACAGGATGAAAGTTGAAAGGCAAATTTCAGCTTCCCTTTATGCCATTAATGGAGTTCAAGAGTACATGGATGCTGTCCATGATCCTGCTGAAGCTTTTTGGGACCTTCCACCATTGTGTTCATTGTTCTGTCAGATATGATCATGGTTAAAAGTACCTATGAAATGTTCTCTCTATGTTTAATCTTTGTTATTGTTTCTTTCATCAGAATGAAAAAAGTATATATGATTTAGGATTTGTTATCAGGTTACAGTAGCAGATGGAATTTCGAAGAGATTAGTTTGTCTTTCCTCAACTTGTTCTTGCaggataatttttattattgcaaTAGAAAAATACACGGAAAAGTTTTATctattgtttatgaaatttcTCCTCAATTATCACTCAACAACATAAAGTCTAAGCAatcatattgaatttttaattctacCAATCTTTCAACTGTTTAAAAGTCTCTGTCAATAAAAGTATAGATATCATCAACATTTTCTAgccattatatttatatatatatatatataaatgaaagaaCCTTTTACAGCTCAACTAGGCCCCTTTGACAAATAACACCAATTTAGTTGCAGAATTCATCTAGTTTTTCCCTTATTCCTTGTATTTCTCTTTAATGGCTAAATCTGATATGACAAGTTCATGATCTCTGTTTCTGTGCTAGATGGAGCTGTGACTGCAGGCTCAAGACCTTTCCTTACCATCAAAACTTTAGGAAATATGAAAACACAATTGACTAAATATGCCCTTGGAAGAATGCTTGTTCGCAGTTGGATTAACAAATTTTCTATGGTTGAAATGAACAAATGATGATGCTGCCAATCACTTTCAGTGATATCATTCATTGCATGGATATATTAGTAATGCAcctaaaactttttaatgaaaTTGGGATTTTAATAGATATCTTGAAGCTGAAAAAAAATTGGAGGAAAAATCTCTAGTCTCATGATACTGTATTCTGAGCTGCATATGCCATATTTATTGAGTAGCTCGAGGTTATATTAGAGATTTTGAGATCaaacttcaaaaaacaaaagagagagagagagaatagtAGCTCAACTTTAGGCAAGTGAAGCTCTCTGCTCTGTAAGTGCTTTAGGGAAGCTCAAATCTTGGATCCAACGAACAGCATGTCTGGTCCAAGTGGATTATCATATTCAATAAAGAACAAGGATAAGtccaaaaaaaattcataaaatgaaGCAGATAGTTTATGATTTCAATGAATTCTATTTGGCTTGCATAGAAACAGAAGTTCCATAAACAATTGAGAGCAGTCAAGTGGTCAAGAGATGACAAACACAGACAAATCACAAACAAATGaagaatcattttcatcataAATCCAATGCCAGAAGAGCGATAGAAGAAAGTGCATTTTATAAAATCCAATAGAAAACTTTGGTAAAGAAATGCAGTTtcatgattatttttatctGCTCAAAATTCCCTAACTGTGAGAACTTTTCAGGGATTTACGGTGAGGCTGTTTTTCCAAGGCTATTACCTAATAGACATTACATGTTGCTGGAAGATGATTACATAATTGATATAAGGAAGACATACGGATTGACTGATTCAATCTCCTAAagaatctatttatttatagtcTTCATGAATGCTCTGCAATAGCTTATTGTCTTTCTGACAGCTGCAATATTTGCAAGAGTAAAATTGCTTCAGGGCATCTATATTTTCTGGTAGTAAAGAGTTACTTCTTATTTATGTCAGTTAACTTTcaccatataattttttacaatcATGTTATTTACACTTTTATTGGCAGCAGAATGAAGTGGTTTTATTACACATTCAAATGCCACAGTTCTGAGGATGGAAACTATTAAGCATCACAACTGTACTTCTGatattactttaattaaaaatccagacaacaaaagaaagaaacttttaatatgaaatacaATGATTATGACAACACACAACAAGACACAGTGAGAGATGATGAGGGACGGAAAAATTGCCGTGGCTACCTCAAATGTATCCCTTTTAGTAATCTTCTCCTTCGTCTTCATCATCAGCACCTTCTGCCCCAACTTCCTCATAGTCTTTTTCAAGGGCAGCAAGGTCTTCGCGGGCTTCTGAGAATTCACCTTCCTCCATGCCTTCACCTACATACCAATGGACAAATGCTCGCTTGGCATACATGAGATCAAATTTATGATCAATTCGGGCAAAAACCTCAGCCACAGCTGTGTTATTGCTAATCATACAAACTGCACGCTGAACTTTAGCAAGATCACCCCCAGGCACTACTGTTGGTGGCTGGTAGTTAATACCACATTTGAAACCAGTTGGACACCTGAAAGGTATGCGGACATAATGCCATTCAGATCCAGCAAAGATATGATAGATAGAGACATAATTTAATCTAGATCAGCCAGCCCATGAGAAAAGAACTTTGGGTCAACTCGCTCCG belongs to Mangifera indica cultivar Alphonso chromosome 2, CATAS_Mindica_2.1, whole genome shotgun sequence and includes:
- the LOC123209051 gene encoding ethylene-responsive transcription factor ERN1-like, with product MEIQFQQQKQQQRQGIPLNKVNKFKGRNNKSNSNNKFVGVRQRPSGRWVAEIKDTTKKIRVWLGTFETAEEAARAYDEAACLLRGSNTRTNFATNANFDSPLASRIRNLVNNKKRGKQQGVQHVPPNTTVSTTTSATSSSSCISSGGMTSEYSPSGNIARDSQLFDDAYKPDLSNCTKDFELGSYQSDLSSGFGNGVDRFLFTQELLDFPENSASPEAKHLEFTEFDRMKVERQISASLYAINGVQEYMDAVHDPAEAFWDLPPLCSLFCQI